The Pyrenophora tritici-repentis strain M4 chromosome 3, whole genome shotgun sequence genome has a window encoding:
- a CDS encoding sterigmatocystin 8-O-methyltransferase precursor — MFEFFEDYPERMSRFKDAMSFLQTFPGLEPSYAIKAYDWASLGKATVVDVGGSHGLVSIALAKEFPDLQFVVQDLPKVIEDAKTKSPPELSHRVTFQAHDFFEEQPVKNADIYYFRWILHDWSNKYCVKILQALIPALKPGARLLFSERCLEAPCTLPLRAEKWNRDSDITMLATSNSQERDEDDWKALLKAADSDFTLEEVKRTPGAKLDMIVARWK, encoded by the exons ATGTTCGAGTTCTTCGAGGACTACCCTGAGCGCATGAGCCGCTTCAAAGATGCCATGAGCTTCCTTCAAACGTTCCCGGGCCTGGAACCCTCCTACGCCATCAAGGCCTATGACTGGGCCTCTTTGGGCAAAGCCACCGTGGTTGACGTTGGTGGGTCTCACGGCCTTGTGAGCATCGCTCTTGCAAAAGAATTCCCCGACCTACAATTCGTGGTTCAAGACCTTCCCAAAGTTATTGAAGATGCGAAGACTAAATCGCCACCCGAACTGTCACACCGTGTGACGTTCCAGGCCCACGACTTCTTCGAAGAGCAGCCTGTCAAGAATGCTGACATCTACTACTTCCGCTGGATCCTCCACGACTGGTCCAACAAATACTGTGTCAAGATCCTTCAGGCGCTGATTCCCGCCCTGAAGCCAGGTGCCCGCCTTTTGTTCAGCGAGAGATGCCTCGAGGCACCTTGTACACTGCCCCTCCGTGCGGAGAAGTGGAACAG GGACTCGGACATTACTATGCTGGCCACGTCCAACTCCCAGGAGCGCGACGAGGATGACTGGAAGGCCTTGTTGAAGGCTGCAGACTCGGACTTCACCCTTGAGGAAGTAAAGAGGACTCCGGGCGCGAAGCTGGATATGATTGTCGCAAGGTGGAAGTAA